The following nucleotide sequence is from Synechococcus sp. CBW1004.
AGCAGCACCCAGCCCCACTCCACCCGCCGCCCCGGTTGGCGCGGAAAGGCGGCGAAGCCGGCGATCAGGCCGCCGAGAATCGAGGTGGACAGGGTGAGCAGCCACTGCTCCTGCGGCAGTCCGGGCACCACCTGGCAGCCGCCGATGTTCAGACACCCTTTCACCGCATGCAGCGAATCGAGCACGGCGGCGTCCTGGCCGTGTTCGCGCACATAGAACTGATTGCCGTAGCGGGTCTGCAGCTCCACCCAGAAGGTGCGCGGCATCAGGGCGAACAGCGCATCGCCGACGTTGAAGTTGAGCAGATTGCCCCCACGCTCATCGGCCACCACCAGCAGGCTGCGGTCATCGAGGCCCCAGAACTCCCGCACGGCCAGGCCCGGGGTGCGGTCGTACTGGGTGAGCACGCGCAGCTTCCAGCCGCTGGTGTCCTCGAATTCCCGCAGTTCGTCCTCCAGTGCCTGGCGCTGGCCGTCGGTGAGCAGCTTGGCCAGGTCGATCACCGGCGTGTCGTGATCCGGCAGCAGATCGGGGTTGTCGTAGGCCCATGCAGGCCCGCCCAGCGGGGCCAGCAGCAGGAGCATCGCCAGCGCCAGGCCCAGCAGCCAGGGGCGGAGCGGAAGGCCGGTGCGGAGGGCGATGGCCGGTCGGCTGGGCATGCTGCGAGCTCAGGGATCCGCATTCTCTCTCCCGCACCAGGGGGGGCGTTGGCCTGCATGCCCGCAGATCGGATCCGCACTCAGGCTGCGGCAGCATGGACATCCCGTGGCCTGCGCCCGTTCCCGTTGCCCGATCCCACCGCCGCGCCGGCCCGCTGCCATCACTCCTGTCCTCCCTGGCTGGCCGAGCGGATTCAGCAGGGCGGGGGCCGTGTGTCCTTCCGCACCTACATGGAGTGGGTGCTGCACGACCCCGTCCATGGCGCCTATGCCAGCGGACGCCTGCGGATCGGCCCGCAGGGCG
It contains:
- a CDS encoding TPM domain-containing protein, producing MLLLLAPLGGPAWAYDNPDLLPDHDTPVIDLAKLLTDGQRQALEDELREFEDTSGWKLRVLTQYDRTPGLAVREFWGLDDRSLLVVADERGGNLLNFNVGDALFALMPRTFWVELQTRYGNQFYVREHGQDAAVLDSLHAVKGCLNIGGCQVVPGLPQEQWLLTLSTSILGGLIAGFAAFPRQPGRRVEWGWVLLLSPLWVILFGVFGVAPIVTRTPEVLPLIRNALGFGGGAVGAYLVAQLTLGRRLKEKEEG